The genome window ATCCACCATTGTCACACATTAATTCGGGATCGCGGAGTAGAGCAGCCCGGTAGCTCGTCGGGCTCATAACCCGAAGGTCGTCAGTTCAAATCTGGCCTCCGCAACCAATCTTCAACATTTTTCCTTCACCATAACAATCAGAAAAACAACCTAGACACCCTTTCCTTTTCCATAACCGTATAACGAATCGACACATTCCCCCTACGAACCGATACGACTTTTCCTTATCATTTGATGCATAAAATCGAGACTCAGGGGATTCGAATGGATCGAAAAAACGCGGTATTGCTGCTCAATATGGGGGGTCCCAACAATCTGGGAGAAGTCAAAACCTTTTTGAGCAACATGTTCAACGATCCCCGTATCATCGCCGCTCCCGCTCCGGTGCGAAGGTTCATCGCCTGGTTTATCACCGCCCGCCGCCACAGGGATGCAAGCGACAACTACGCCCGGTTGGGGGGAAAATCTCCTATCGTGGAACATACCCGCCGCGTCGTTCACGCTCTCTCGGAGCGCGTGGACGCGGACGTCTTCTACGTGATGCGTTACACCTCTCCGTTCACCGCGGACGTACTCCGCGAAGCGGCAGGTTACGAACGTATTTGTGCGATCCCTCTCTACCCCCATTTTTCATCCACCACAACCCTCTCATCATTCGATGCCCTCTACGCTGAAGCGTCCAGACTGGGAATCACCGACAAGATCCGCACGGTCGAACACTATTATTCCCATCCGGCGTACATCGGCTCCGTTGTCGAACGGATCAAAGAAGCGCTCGGAAGCGACGATCCGTCCGGCTTTGAACTCGTTTTCTCGGCCCACGGTCTGCCGCAAAAGATCATCGATCGCGGAGACCCCTACCAGCGTCACATACGCTACAGCGTCTATCACGTCCGTCGTGCGCTGAACGAGCTCGGCATCTTCTTTGCCAAAACCCACCTCGCCTATCAGTCCCGACTGGGTCCGATGGAATGGATACGTCCCTATCTGGAAGACAAACTAGCGACGCTGGAGAAAAAAAAGGCAATCATCGTCCCAATCGCCTTTACGATCGACAACTCCGAAACCGAATTCGAACTCGACGTCGAATACCGTGAAAAAGCGGAACATCTGGGCTTCGAAGACTACCGCGTCGCCCGCGCGCCCAACGATCATCCCCGTT of Sulfuricurvum sp. IAE1 contains these proteins:
- the hemH gene encoding ferrochelatase, with the translated sequence MDRKNAVLLLNMGGPNNLGEVKTFLSNMFNDPRIIAAPAPVRRFIAWFITARRHRDASDNYARLGGKSPIVEHTRRVVHALSERVDADVFYVMRYTSPFTADVLREAAGYERICAIPLYPHFSSTTTLSSFDALYAEASRLGITDKIRTVEHYYSHPAYIGSVVERIKEALGSDDPSGFELVFSAHGLPQKIIDRGDPYQRHIRYSVYHVRRALNELGIFFAKTHLAYQSRLGPMEWIRPYLEDKLATLEKKKAIIVPIAFTIDNSETEFELDVEYREKAEHLGFEDYRVARAPNDHPRFIDALEALYRETAS